The Meriones unguiculatus strain TT.TT164.6M chromosome 16, Bangor_MerUng_6.1, whole genome shotgun sequence genomic sequence TCTTTATGTTAAAATTAACTCTCTGGGAAGACACTTTGGAAATTTCGGAGAAAACCTTCATGTAATGGTTAGTTGTGCTGTGTGTTGCTACTTTCTCTTTTAGCATATAGTGGAAATGATGGCAGGAGCTATATGAGGCTGACTCTGAACTGCGTGTACTTGTGGGGAGACTGAAGCACACAGTTGAGTGATAAGCTTAAGAGTggaaaaaatttagaaaagaatgACGAACAGAACATAAAGCAGCACTGAAGTAATCTAGCTAAAAACAGGACAGATTTTACCTCTGGGAGTATTTAAATCAATGTCATTTCTGTTATACTAGGACCCAGCaccacaacagaaacagaaacaatcgCTAAGTATGAAATAATGGATGGTGCACCAGTAAAAGGTAAATCAGTTTCAttcatcttttattttctatttgataTAAGTCTTACTGTACATCCTTGCTTGGCCTGTAACTTTCTCTGTcgacccagctggccttgaaataACTggtagtgatcctcctgcttctgcctctcaagtgctgagattacaaatctataccactgcacctggcttcatttacctaaataaattttttaaatttattttttatgtgtatgcatgtttgcttgcatgtatgtgtggaggtcagaggagggcatcagatcccttggagctggagttacagactgttgtgagctgctgtgggtgctgggaatcaaacctggatcctctgaaaaagcagccagtgctcttaaaacattgaggcatctctacagcccttAGGTTGCTGAAGCAGGATGATTGCTGTGAATTCAAAGTCAGTTTGGACTATGGTGTGAAACTGTCTCAGAAATCCCTACAGACAAAAGTTGAATAATTGGGGACAGACAGATGTCTCATCAGTATTAAGGTACCTTTTGGGAGGGGTTCACGAGGCCTTGCTCTTTTTCATCAGGATCTATAGGCAGGTAATGGctgctggggagggagagacattttcttcagtggtgttgTCCCTGGTAAGATGTCCATGCTTAATGTAAATAAtgcttggtttttgagacagggtctctcattgggaCCTGGGGCCTGCTGCAAGTTAGTTAGGGAGCCTTAGGATCCACCTATCTCTGgtttcccagtgctggaattaaaagtgtgtgccatcagGCCTGGCTCTTTCCAGGGAATTGAGCTCAAATCTGCATGCTTATGCATTAaagcacttcaccaactgagctgTTTACCAGCCCCTGGGCATCATTCTGTACTCCCCCCCCTTGGGTGAATTAGCAATATACTTTGTAGACATTATATACATTGATGAAATTATGGTAAGATTCTAAAGCAGAAATGCAAATGCTTCTGTACAACACTTACTGGCTGGaactaatttctttatttagtttaaCTCCCAACATAGTCCTTACAATTTCCCTAGAAAGTGTATGTCATTGTTAatgcccatttcacagatgagaatTTGAAACAGTGGATAAGTCCCACAATCTAAAGATTCTTGGCCTGACCCAGGTTgctctagggcagtggttctcaacgaGGGTCAACTCCCTGAGAGACATTTGATGTTGTGCTGTCTGCTGCTGGCATCTGGTGGTGTTGCAAATGTGTAGAACTGTCCCCCAAGAAGGAGTTGTCGGTCCCCAGATGTTGGCCGTGACAGACTAGATACTGCTCGTTTCAGTGCTGCATCTTGGGTAGAACCAAAACACTGGTGCCTACGACTGCTTAGTCCTAGGTTTCATATGATTATGTTAATTACTTGAGAGTTAAATAGAAATTGCTTTTCTTTCAGGAGAATCTATTCCGATAAGACTATTCCTAGCAGGGTATGACCCAACTCCCACAATGAGAGACGTGAACAAGAAGTTTTCAGTAAGGTACTTTTTGAACCTCGTGCTTGTTGATGAGGAAGACAGACGGTACTTCAAGCAGCAGGTAGGAAGATGTGACAACACCTGGAGAGCTTGTTGAGCTGAGCAAGTGGGGTTCGAGTGTGAATGGGAACCTGGTTATTACAGAAAGCACTGTAATTGATCTTTCCAGTCATTCCACACTAGAGACAAGTTAGACTTTGTCAgcccttttatttttctcctaaacaagcttttttttttttttacccccaaATTAAAACACCTGCTATTTATGGGACCaggcaataaaaaaaacagagaatgGCTAAAAACCAGCAACAATTTTATCACCACTGTGATTAGTTTTTCAGATATATTTaggtacttttttgtttgtttgtttttggtggttcTGGGATGGAACCTAGGGCCTTGGGCATACAAGGTAAACCCTCCACCATGCCCCCCGcactccttttttccttcttgtttgAGAGCGGTCctactaagttgcccaggctggccttacattATCCCAGGAAAGCCTTGAATATTTAGTTCTTCTACCACAGCATGCATCACCAGCCCTAGCATTTAAGAGTATCttgagtatttttctttccttcctttctacttcctaccttccttttttttcttcctttcctttctcccttccttcctccctcccttcctgtttttttcctggctgtcctggagctcgctctatagaccaggctatccttgaacccacagagctctgcctgcctctgcttcttgagtgctgagattaaaggcatgggccaccaccgCCTAGGCCAGTGTGTTTCTATTATCAAACAGAGACCCCTTCCTAAAACCTCCTCTATTATTGTGTCCCCGACCAATCCAGGGCTCCTTAAGGCTAGGCTGGTACTCAAAGGCTGAACTACATCCTCAACccttggttgtttttatttttctagttttttgagacaaggtcttgcagTGTAGCCCTAGCTTACCTCAAATTCTCAATCCCTGCCTGCACCTCTTGCTGAGATTGTAGGCATGAAGTACGTATGTCCCCATGCCCAACTATCAATTATTCTAATGTCTGTAGCTGGTAGATTTTTGAGGTTGTCATTTTATCCTAATAAATAGTTACATAAAAAAAGTTATATCTTTTTGAATACCCAGTTCTGATACCATTTGTTAACTGTAATATAAAACTTTATCATTTGAGAATTAAATAACCTTTGGGGCATCTTGAATAAGACTATAATTAGAATGATCTTCTACAGTGTGAAGTGGATTAATAACAGGACCAATCAAGTGTTTCATAGCTAAGTTAGAAATTATTTTGTGCTGGCTAGGCATAAACCAccatgaggcaggaggatcacagagtttgagaccaggctgagctacatagcaagatctcaTTTCATAAGAACTAAATAAAGGAGGATATTATATGTTGTTTccggtttctggctattacaaataaagctgcattaaacataaaaacaaacaaacaaacaaacaaacaaaaacgggaTGGAGAAGTGACTCAtcggttaagaatacttgctccACTTGCAGAGAACCAaggtttagttcctagcacccagaTTGTGGCTCATATGGCCTTCCTAGGCACCAGATGCATACAATGCATGTACCTACGCGCAGGCCAAACACTCATACAGAAAACAATAAGTAAATCTAAACAAATGAAAAGCCCAGCTAGTCATGTCTTGAAGCAGGAATTTAGAGGAGAGATTTGGGATTGACTGGTTAAGATAGGATTTAGAGAGACAACAACAACACAGGGATTGGAAGGTGGTGTTGGTGAGAGGTAGGGCAAATTTATTTGGCATGCATCAGTTGGGAGAGGCATttagggagggaagggaaataaTATCTTAACTAGCTTAAGGTATGGCGGGCCTTGGATGTTTGAAGATTTATCCTGGAGGTGCTAGGAACTATCAAATTATCATACAAgcaatatttataaaacaaataatgtGGGGTCTAGTAAGATGGCACGgaataaaggtgcttgctgccaagccagaggacctgagttcatgcCCCAGAACCccagggtagaaggagagagccaactcccagAAGTTCTCCTTCAGCCTCACATGTATGCTGTGGTACatgaggcacacacagacacgctgAGTGTACAGATAAATACAAGTAACATGGCAGTGACATGAAGGATGAATTGGAAGTGGGTTTCACAACAAAAGCTGATTCCCAGGAAGTAGGCTCAGTGCTCTAAGGCCATGACAAGGGCTTGACCTTGGTTGGAAGAAGGGGATCCACAGATTTTACAGCTAGGACTTTGTGCTGGGTTAGATTTTGGTGGCTTTGAACAGGAATgcagggggaaggaaaggagtcAGTCGAGAAAGGGGCAGTACAGAGGAACAGAAATTGTTTTACAGCTCAAAATTGAAGTTGCAGCCAGTATTTTCATGGTGAAACCTAAGACACAACAGAGAACTCTGTTTGTATCCTGCATTTTCCCCTAGGAGATCATCCTGTGGAGAAAAGCACCTGAAAAATTGAGAAAACAGAGGACAAATTTTCACCAGCGATTTGAATCTCCGGAATCACAGGCGTCTGCAGAACAGCCTGAGATGTAAGCCAAATAGGACAGAGAGCAAGAACAGGAACTGTAGCCAAGAGGTGAAGCTCAGCAGGTTAAAGATGGTCACAGCGTGGGGAAAGTCCGACTCCATGTCTGCCAGTCTTCCTTATCCTGAAGTGCTGCGTTTATTTTACAGGATGAGTAAAGGTTCTCTGtgtacatacattttaaaaagtgctttCTTGGAAACACTGGAGAATTCTTAAgctgccttttttgttttcttttttactgcACACTGATAAGCACTCAGATGCGTCAGCATAAACATTAAAGATCTCCATGTGTGTAGGCTGGTATTTGTAATTTTGCTTTCCTTATGCATAATGTTgaaaatctttctctttttcatgctaATGATTACCTCTTATTCACTATgtgcaaaaaataaatattttgttcaaataaaatgagaaaacctGAGCAGCCCTTATGTCCTGCAAAGTTTTAAGGCGCGGCTCCTCAGTATCTTTGagaattgtgtttgtttttacattcGTATCAGAACCAACCTGATGTTGCATGGTGGATGCTTCTGGAGCATTTCATGGCCTCCTGAATATCTTTGGGGTCTCTGAGGTATGTTAAAATTTTCACCCAAGGAATTACATGGCATGTCATTGTGGCCCTCTTCCCCCGTTAACCTTTTTTCAATTACTTTCTGTATCACCATGTAGGTTCTGCAGTGTCGCGCTGACATGTTGGCATTTTAAAGCTTGTTAAACCCATATCACTTCTCCGTAAATACTCTGAAACATGTATATAGAGTTTAATTTAAGGACTCTTTCCTTGTGTGTGCTTGTATTCACTGGGAAGGAGAGGGCTCGAGAGGACTGTGAAGCATCATCATGCAAGTGCCCAGGTCTGGACAGTTTCTCGATGAGTGGACTACTGGCTAGTTCAGACTCACATGTAAACTTCACCTGGTCTAttgaagaacaaacaaacaaacaagcccacTCAATTCTAATCAATTGTACAGTGTCTCTTAAGAAGGCAACTGTCATCTGAGCACAGACACACGACTGTGGAATATAAGGGCAGGATGAAGCCTGCTGTGTAGGAGCTATGTTCACTCGTGGGTCATTGGGTTTTGTACCAGTATTCCTTGATACACCTCAGTGTAAGTTTTGTCAGTTACCCTTACTTTCTGAGGAAGCTGAACGGCCCAAGTTATGTTTTACTATGATGGCACTTTGATAAAATGGCCAGCAACCATCCCTGGCCAAAAGTTCCATGAACCATGTCCTGGAGCTATTTTCAATGTGGATTTCTAAGAATGACCATGTTCCCTTCATGTAAGTGCCTGTTCAGAGTTTCAGAATTTCAAAATGCCAAATATTTTCATGGTCACTTGCGTGGAGTAATCTAGGAAATATTTCAAAGAGATTTTGAAAACCAACTGTATTTAACCAGCCTCAAGTTGTGCAACtatgatatataataaataatttgaaaCAGAAACTAAGCTTGTAGTTCAAATCTAATCATTGTTAGCAGGTTGAACACAAGATTGCTCAATGGGTTAGGAGGACAGTCATGACATTGACTTTTTATATAGTTCGAGCTTCAGGTGTATTTGTTTAGTCTTACTTTATTGTTTATGTGTATTACCAttttgctgcatgtatgtctgtacagaCCTGTGGGCAGTGCCCAGGGAGGGCAGAATAGGGCATTagatttcctggagctgaagttacagatggctgtgagcagccatgtgggtgctgggaacagaactcaagtccactggaagaatagccagtgctgttgaccactgaaccatctctccagcctcaccagCTTCAGTTTTAAGTAGTTATAAAACGCTTTTAATTGGCTTGTTTAAAACTCACATAAGATCCTTTTTCACTCCACCTGAGACTTTTCTGGTGCATAACCAACTTACAATTTTTTCTGAATTCTATTTTTGGGGATTTCTGTCAAAACTTGGCAAATAAAAAACAGCAAACTGTAGGCTACATCTGTCTGTCCACTGAAGGATACAGTATTACAGCAGTTCTCAGTCTTTAGTCACATGGCAGGATCCCTTCAGGACTTTAAAAAATAGTCACACCTAGATCTCACCTAGACAGTAAAATCAGAATCTCACCGTGAGTATTGCTGCATActtgtggtcccagcacttgagatgcagaggcaggaggactaccacaagttcaagggcagcctgttctacatagtgagtttcaaacTAGAgctattaaatttttttctcatgtattgAGGCATTAACATAGAAACAAAACTACCCGTGGTCAAAGGAACATAGATCCTGTTTCTTGCTTAAGAGAATCTTACAGCCAGGGCTGATCTTAAATTCACTatatagctaaggatgaccttgaaataCCTTAATAAATAGGGTCTTGTAGCCCAGCCTAGGTGTGAACTTTATGCATCCAAGGAGATctttaacttctgatcctctgtctctcccttcctagTGTTGGAATTATAGTcgtgcaccacacctggcttatgtgGAGCTTAGACTTCATGACCTGGGGCTTtgagcatgctaagcaagcactgttTCAACTCTATCGACCTAGCTCTAACCTGACCCTCCACCTCCTGGTTTATAAAATACTGGAGACTGAACCAAAAGGCTTCTTGTATGCCAGGCACACTCCCAACTGAACTATGTTTCTAGCCCtatttaaagctttgtttttctcattactaaaattttcttattttgacaTAGTTGAGGAAAAAGTTTTTCCCTctattgtttgagacaagatctctgcAGCTAGGGTGGTTGTGAATTCACCACCCTGTCTCAGTCTCTTGAATGCTTGATTCTCTGCACTTCTACACTAATTGATGAAGGCAAGAAGGCCCATGTAATCACATACCTATGGGATCGCAAAAAACGCAACTCAAAAGGAATGGGTGGAATTTAGTGCTCCTGTACTTTCTTAAAAAGTAGCACGAGAGGGGagatttttgttactgttgttttgtttgtttttaagacagggtttctctgtgtagccttggtgtcctggacttgctttataggccaggctagccttgaatttaaagatctgcctgtttctgcctccatgagtgctggagctacaggtgtgCGCCATGCACCTGACTTGAGATGTATAGGTTTTTGTGAGGCTTAGGTGTGGTGCCCACTTACTGCTGGAAAATAAAAGCCAGTCTTCCCTGGTTGCTTCTGGGGAGGGTCAGTCCTAGGAAGGCGATCAGTGGCATCTTTGAACCTCCTCAGTATAAATATGGTAGTTGTAATTTCAGTATAATGAGTAAAGTTCTTTGCTATCCTATTTATATGGATGAAAGCATCCTGTAATGGCTTATACTTCTGCCAGAACTTTACAGATTTAAAAACTGCAGCCATATGCAAAAGCCTAGCGAGGAAAATATAACCCTTATATACagtccttaaaaaaacaaaaacaaaaacttggatATTCTGAAATTCTTAGTAGTTGGCTTCTTGCAACATGGTCAGACTCCACATCGCAGAACACAACTTTAGCTCTAGCTGTGTCCACCTCC encodes the following:
- the Vps26a gene encoding vacuolar protein sorting-associated protein 26A isoform X3, giving the protein MQVEKPYESYIGANVRLRYFLKVTVVRRLTDLVKEYDLIVHQLATYPDVNNSIKMEVGIEDCLHIEFEYNKSKYHLKDVIVGKIYFLLVRIKIQHMELQLIKKEITGIGPSTTTETETIAKYEIMDGAPVKGESIPIRLFLAGYDPTPTMRDVNKKFSVRYFLNLVLVDEEDRRYFKQQEIILWRKAPEKLRKQRTNFHQRFESPESQASAEQPEM